A window of the Parabacteroides merdae ATCC 43184 genome harbors these coding sequences:
- a CDS encoding aminopeptidase P family protein: MKTNIPERIAALREAMKQHKIDAYIIPTSDPHMSEYPADCWKYREWISGFTGSAGTVIITADKAGLWTDSRYFLQASTQLEGTGIELFKMMLPETPTIPEFLTHELKEGQTVGLNGETYSLADARSLEKALAEKEIKLNTNASLIDPIWKERPAIPEAPMFEMPIELSGKSTEDKLIDINKMLHKAGADCTILSALDEVAWTFNIRGTDVAYNPVVISYAFVSEKESVLFVNPKKIPAEIAEHLKKEGVTLADYGMLATFLSRLPERTRVFIDSKRTNVAIYNALPKSSILIEGTSPANHLKSIKNETEIKGFRNAVLKDGIAMTKFYFWLEKMLKAGEKVTELSAAAKLTALRSEQPQYVMDSFASISSYGPHGAVVHYSPTPETDTELKTDSLYLLDSGAQYLDGTTDITRTIALCDEPSEQMKKDFTRALKGTIGIAKCKFPAGIRGCLIDAFARKALWDAGINYLHGTCHGIGHCLNVHEGPQSIRMEENPVILEPGMVMSDEPAIYRPGEYGIRTENMILIHEDSETEFGKFLGFETLTLCYIDTKLVIPSMLSVREHAWLNKYHQMVYDLVSPHLTEEEKAWLKEKTAEI, translated from the coding sequence ATGAAAACAAACATTCCTGAACGTATTGCCGCCCTAAGGGAAGCAATGAAACAGCATAAAATCGATGCTTATATTATTCCGACTTCCGACCCTCACATGAGTGAATATCCTGCCGACTGCTGGAAATACCGTGAATGGATTTCCGGATTCACAGGTTCGGCCGGAACAGTTATAATCACAGCCGATAAAGCCGGGCTTTGGACCGACTCCCGATATTTCCTGCAAGCCTCCACCCAACTGGAAGGGACAGGTATCGAACTTTTCAAAATGATGTTACCCGAAACCCCGACAATCCCGGAGTTCCTGACACACGAACTGAAAGAGGGACAGACAGTCGGCCTGAACGGCGAGACATACAGCCTGGCAGATGCCCGCTCACTGGAAAAGGCATTAGCGGAAAAAGAGATCAAACTGAATACAAACGCTTCGCTGATCGATCCGATCTGGAAAGAACGTCCCGCCATCCCTGAAGCTCCGATGTTTGAAATGCCGATCGAACTCAGCGGAAAATCAACAGAAGACAAACTGATAGATATCAACAAGATGCTACACAAGGCAGGAGCCGACTGCACCATTCTCTCCGCATTGGACGAAGTGGCCTGGACCTTCAATATCAGGGGTACGGACGTTGCCTATAATCCGGTCGTCATCAGTTATGCATTCGTTTCCGAGAAGGAAAGCGTACTGTTCGTGAATCCGAAGAAGATACCCGCTGAAATAGCAGAACATCTAAAGAAAGAAGGAGTGACACTAGCCGACTACGGCATGTTGGCAACCTTCCTGTCACGACTGCCGGAACGGACACGGGTGTTCATCGACAGCAAACGAACCAACGTAGCCATCTACAATGCACTGCCCAAAAGCAGTATCCTGATAGAAGGAACCTCGCCCGCCAATCACCTGAAAAGCATCAAGAACGAGACAGAGATAAAAGGATTCCGCAACGCCGTCCTGAAAGACGGCATCGCCATGACCAAATTCTACTTCTGGCTGGAAAAGATGCTTAAAGCCGGAGAAAAGGTGACGGAGCTGAGTGCCGCTGCCAAGTTGACGGCTCTGCGCTCCGAACAGCCCCAATATGTCATGGACAGCTTTGCCAGCATATCTAGCTACGGTCCTCACGGAGCGGTCGTACACTATTCTCCCACACCCGAAACGGACACGGAGTTGAAAACGGACAGTTTGTACCTGCTCGACTCCGGAGCCCAGTATTTGGACGGAACGACCGACATCACCCGTACGATCGCCCTTTGCGACGAGCCGAGCGAGCAAATGAAGAAGGACTTTACCCGCGCCCTGAAAGGCACTATCGGAATTGCCAAATGCAAATTCCCCGCAGGCATACGGGGCTGCTTGATCGACGCCTTCGCCCGTAAAGCTTTGTGGGATGCCGGCATCAACTATCTGCACGGAACCTGCCACGGCATCGGCCATTGCTTGAACGTACATGAAGGGCCGCAAAGCATCCGCATGGAAGAAAACCCGGTAATCCTGGAACCGGGCATGGTGATGAGTGACGAACCGGCCATATACCGCCCCGGCGAATACGGCATCCGTACCGAGAATATGATCCTGATCCATGAAGACAGTGAAACGGAATTCGGAAAGTTCCTCGGTTTCGAAACTTTGACGTTATGTTACATCGATACGAAGCTGGTTATCCCGTCCATGCTTTCTGTACGCGAGCATGCATGGCTGAACAAATACCACCAGATGGTATACGACTTGGTAAGCCCGCATTTGACTGAAGAAGAGAAGGCTTGGTTAAAAGAAAAAACGGCAGAAATTTAA
- a CDS encoding DUF2089 family protein yields MNNEIKRRLPLQCPACDAPLKVGRMFCGQCDTEVCGTFEQPVLAKLTDKEQQFVIDFIKSSGSLKDMAKNMGVSYPTVRNVLDDLIDKLNKIE; encoded by the coding sequence ATGAATAACGAGATCAAAAGAAGACTCCCCTTGCAGTGCCCGGCTTGTGACGCGCCTTTGAAAGTGGGTCGGATGTTTTGTGGGCAATGCGATACGGAGGTGTGCGGTACATTTGAACAGCCTGTACTGGCAAAACTGACGGATAAGGAACAGCAGTTTGTAATCGACTTCATCAAATCCAGCGGAAGCCTGAAGGATATGGCGAAGAATATGGGAGTCAGTTACCCTACTGTCCGGAATGTATTAGACGATCTGATTGATAAACTAAATAAAATCGAATAG
- a CDS encoding HAD hydrolase-like protein, whose product MKEYKYILLDLDGTITDPMIGITRCVEYALNHFGIQVNDLRELCPFIGPPLLDSFRDFYHFTDEQAKEATEKYRERFADTGIYENKLYDGMKDFLEEATRQGRILMLATSKPTVFAKRILDYFDIARYFTFVAGSGLDGSFYTKGDVIRHVLESNNLTDHLSVVMIGDRKHDIIGAKENRLDSIGVLYGYGDREELSQAGADYIVEDIAGLRNLLFHQ is encoded by the coding sequence ATGAAAGAGTACAAATACATCCTGCTGGACCTGGACGGGACGATTACAGATCCGATGATCGGCATCACCCGATGCGTCGAATACGCATTGAATCATTTCGGCATACAAGTGAATGACCTTCGCGAGTTATGTCCTTTTATCGGTCCTCCTCTTCTGGACTCGTTCCGGGATTTCTATCATTTCACAGACGAACAGGCCAAAGAGGCTACAGAAAAGTACCGGGAACGTTTTGCCGACACCGGCATTTATGAGAACAAACTGTATGACGGCATGAAAGACTTTTTAGAAGAGGCAACCCGGCAAGGGCGCATCCTGATGCTGGCGACATCCAAACCGACAGTCTTCGCCAAACGCATCCTGGACTATTTCGATATCGCCCGTTACTTCACTTTCGTCGCGGGCAGTGGCCTGGACGGTTCCTTCTATACAAAAGGAGATGTGATCCGTCATGTATTGGAAAGCAATAACCTGACGGATCATCTATCAGTCGTCATGATCGGCGACCGCAAACATGACATCATCGGGGCCAAAGAGAACAGGCTCGATTCGATCGGTGTGCTTTACGGTTACGGTGACCGGGAAGAGTTATCGCAAGCCGGGGCGGACTATATCGTAGAGGATATCGCCGGACTGCGCAATCTGCTGTTCCATCAATAG
- a CDS encoding RagB/SusD family nutrient uptake outer membrane protein gives MKNIIKYGLLSLVAAAGVSCESFLNEKVVSGVSYDYLETKTGIETAVNGVYSTMRWYVGGERYYCLTEYGVDYVWEGADGGNKDAFNKYSNQLNSSFGMLYEFWENAYKGITRANTALMYLPKVGDMTDAEKTAREGELRFMRAYFYFDLVQQFGRIPLLTEGNVSEIKTDFKRASVADVYAFIISDLRQAYEVLPDVAMQADRGRATKWSAANLLSKVYLTRGSAIKDQRGQQPTDMDSTAYFAEAVINSGKFALDSDYSMTFDQDRQKVFSETIWGVEFTNDVLFNGSEGNKMHLYWVPTYEKLPGLQRDLQQGRAWKRMRPTPYLQTQLFDHLNDSRMYKMFSWVFYANKESSIPVWKDKYYYVNENGEETGDLLYETPAELVGKPKFALGDTAAYFIPKYYGAKDYKGAVIDKAKDRQMQLDIAKAPYTLIPIDENTNHFFPCLKKWLDTQRPDMNYEQGGRNFVRMRLGETYLIAAEAYGRKGDFEKAASLINVVRKRAAYKEGEAKPQEWWQIDGGDMANLAGSTEKSMLVTPAEISDDFIGFMLDERARETYGEMNRWEDLVRTETLYERVKEFNPDAAPNIKEYHKLRPIPQNHIDRLSPKPSAEEAQNEGYY, from the coding sequence ATGAAAAATATAATAAAATATGGTTTGCTGTCTTTAGTGGCAGCGGCCGGCGTGTCGTGTGAATCTTTCCTGAATGAAAAGGTGGTCAGCGGGGTGTCGTATGATTATCTGGAAACAAAGACCGGTATAGAAACTGCTGTGAACGGCGTTTATTCGACTATGCGCTGGTATGTCGGTGGCGAGCGTTATTATTGCCTGACCGAGTATGGCGTGGATTATGTCTGGGAAGGGGCCGATGGCGGTAATAAGGATGCTTTCAATAAATACAGCAATCAGTTGAACTCTTCTTTCGGTATGTTGTATGAATTTTGGGAAAATGCTTATAAAGGTATTACACGGGCCAATACGGCTTTGATGTATCTGCCGAAAGTGGGAGATATGACCGATGCCGAGAAAACGGCGCGTGAAGGTGAACTTCGTTTCATGCGTGCCTATTTCTATTTTGATCTGGTTCAGCAATTTGGACGTATTCCTTTATTGACGGAAGGAAACGTTTCTGAAATCAAGACCGACTTTAAACGTGCTTCGGTGGCGGATGTGTATGCGTTTATTATTAGCGATTTGCGTCAGGCTTATGAAGTGTTGCCTGATGTGGCCATGCAGGCGGATCGTGGTCGTGCAACCAAATGGTCGGCGGCTAATTTGTTGTCGAAAGTTTATTTGACAAGGGGGAGCGCTATCAAAGATCAGCGCGGACAACAACCAACCGATATGGATAGTACGGCTTATTTTGCCGAAGCGGTTATCAACTCCGGAAAGTTCGCCTTGGATTCGGATTATTCAATGACATTCGATCAGGACAGACAGAAGGTGTTTTCTGAAACAATCTGGGGTGTCGAGTTTACAAACGATGTGTTGTTTAACGGTTCGGAAGGAAACAAGATGCACCTGTATTGGGTTCCGACTTACGAAAAATTGCCGGGTTTGCAACGCGACCTTCAGCAAGGGCGTGCTTGGAAACGTATGCGGCCGACTCCTTATTTGCAAACCCAGTTGTTCGACCACCTGAATGACTCCCGTATGTATAAGATGTTCAGTTGGGTGTTCTATGCGAATAAAGAATCTTCCATCCCTGTCTGGAAAGACAAATATTATTACGTAAATGAAAATGGAGAGGAGACGGGTGATTTGCTTTATGAAACGCCTGCTGAACTGGTTGGCAAACCAAAGTTCGCTTTAGGAGATACGGCGGCTTACTTTATCCCGAAATATTATGGCGCGAAAGATTATAAAGGTGCTGTGATCGACAAAGCGAAAGACCGCCAGATGCAATTGGACATCGCAAAGGCGCCTTATACATTGATTCCGATCGATGAAAACACGAACCACTTTTTCCCTTGCCTGAAGAAATGGCTCGATACGCAACGTCCGGATATGAACTATGAACAGGGAGGACGTAACTTTGTCCGTATGCGGCTGGGTGAGACGTATCTGATAGCTGCCGAAGCTTATGGCAGAAAGGGGGATTTCGAGAAAGCGGCTTCGCTGATCAACGTCGTCCGTAAACGTGCCGCCTACAAAGAAGGAGAAGCCAAACCGCAGGAGTGGTGGCAGATAGATGGTGGCGATATGGCTAACCTGGCTGGTTCGACTGAAAAGTCGATGCTGGTGACGCCGGCAGAGATCAGTGACGATTTTATCGGTTTTATGCTGGATGAGCGTGCCCGTGAAACATACGGCGAGATGAACCGCTGGGAAGACTTGGTGCGTACGGAAACGTTGTACGAGCGTGTGAAAGAGTTTAATCCGGATGCCGCTCCGAACATAAAGGAATATCACAAACTACGTCCGATTCCGCAGAACCATATCGACCGCCTGTCTCCGAAGCCATCTGCCGAAGAGGCGCAGAATGAAGGATACTATTGA
- a CDS encoding dipeptidyl-peptidase 3 family protein, translating into MKNIMLSLMTAMVMTACTGQKAEKVEATQDNFNYVVDQFADLQILRYQVPGFESFSLKQKQLLYHLSEAALMGRDILFDQNCRYNLPIRRALEAVYTGYKGDRTDPQFVALETYLKRVWFANGIHHHYAEDKFVPGFTPEFFRTCISQIGSSALPLREGQTVEQFVAEISPVIFDPAVMAKRTVQSGDVDLIRASANNYYGEGVTQVEVEDFYARMKAGKDTISPISYGLNSRLVKENGKLVEKVWKVGGLYSPALEKIVSELQKAVAFAENDAQKSIIGKLIEYYQTGDLKIFDAYSILWVEDTASDVDFVNGFIETYGDPLGMKASWESTVNFINKEATKRTKVISDNAQWFEDHSPVDKRFKKEKVKGVSAKVITVSMLGGDCYPATPIGINLPNADWIRRDHGSKSVTIENITEAYDKASQGNGFNDEFVWSDKEREGLKKYGFITNNLHTDLHECLGHGSGKLLPDTDPDALKAYSSTLEEARADLFGLYYLGDAKLVELGLVPDAEAYKAEYYKYIMNGLMTQLVRIEQGKNVEEAHMRNRQLIAKWVYEKGKADNVIELKQRDGKTYVVVNDYAKLRELFGTLLAEVQRIKSEGDFSAGKKLVEEYAVKVDPALHAEVLERYAKLNLAPYKGFVNPVMKEVKNDKGDVTDIVLDYTEGYTDQMLRYSKEYSFLPSYNE; encoded by the coding sequence ATGAAAAATATAATGTTATCGCTTATGACTGCAATGGTTATGACTGCCTGTACGGGGCAGAAGGCTGAGAAGGTGGAAGCTACTCAGGATAATTTCAATTATGTCGTGGATCAGTTTGCTGATCTTCAGATATTGCGTTATCAGGTTCCGGGATTTGAATCCTTTTCTTTGAAGCAGAAACAATTATTATATCATTTGTCGGAAGCTGCCCTGATGGGCCGGGATATTTTGTTCGACCAGAACTGTCGTTATAATCTGCCGATCCGCCGTGCGCTGGAGGCTGTTTATACCGGCTATAAAGGAGATCGTACGGATCCGCAGTTTGTTGCTTTGGAAACTTATTTGAAACGGGTTTGGTTTGCCAACGGCATCCATCACCATTATGCGGAAGACAAATTTGTTCCCGGCTTTACGCCTGAGTTCTTCCGGACTTGTATCTCGCAGATCGGTTCTTCCGCACTTCCGCTACGTGAAGGGCAGACGGTGGAACAGTTTGTCGCCGAGATCAGTCCCGTGATCTTTGATCCGGCTGTGATGGCGAAGCGTACGGTGCAGAGTGGCGATGTCGACCTGATCCGGGCTTCGGCCAACAATTATTATGGCGAAGGAGTTACCCAGGTAGAAGTTGAGGATTTCTATGCCCGGATGAAAGCTGGGAAAGACACGATTTCTCCGATCTCTTACGGCTTGAACAGCCGTTTGGTAAAAGAGAACGGCAAGTTGGTCGAAAAAGTGTGGAAGGTAGGCGGCCTCTATTCGCCGGCACTCGAAAAGATCGTGTCGGAATTGCAGAAAGCCGTGGCTTTTGCCGAGAACGATGCGCAAAAGTCAATCATCGGGAAACTGATCGAATATTATCAGACCGGCGACTTGAAAATCTTCGATGCCTATTCGATCCTATGGGTGGAAGATACGGCATCGGATGTTGACTTTGTGAACGGCTTTATCGAAACATACGGAGATCCGTTAGGAATGAAAGCCAGCTGGGAGTCGACCGTGAACTTTATCAATAAGGAGGCAACGAAGCGAACAAAAGTGATCAGCGATAATGCGCAGTGGTTCGAAGATCATTCTCCTGTAGATAAACGGTTTAAGAAAGAAAAAGTAAAAGGAGTCAGTGCCAAAGTAATTACGGTTTCCATGTTGGGAGGTGATTGCTATCCGGCAACTCCGATTGGCATCAACTTGCCGAATGCCGACTGGATTCGCCGCGATCATGGTTCGAAATCCGTTACGATCGAGAATATCACTGAGGCATATGACAAAGCTTCTCAGGGAAATGGTTTCAATGATGAATTTGTCTGGAGCGATAAGGAGCGCGAAGGATTGAAGAAATACGGATTCATCACCAACAATCTGCATACCGATTTGCATGAATGCTTGGGACATGGTTCCGGTAAATTGCTTCCCGATACCGATCCGGATGCTTTGAAGGCCTACAGTTCGACTTTGGAAGAGGCGCGTGCCGATCTTTTCGGTTTGTACTATCTCGGAGATGCCAAGCTGGTGGAACTCGGACTTGTGCCGGATGCAGAGGCTTATAAGGCTGAATACTATAAATATATAATGAATGGCCTGATGACACAGCTGGTCCGGATCGAGCAAGGCAAGAATGTTGAAGAAGCCCATATGCGCAACCGTCAGCTGATTGCCAAATGGGTATATGAAAAAGGAAAGGCTGATAACGTGATTGAACTGAAACAGCGGGATGGCAAGACATACGTGGTGGTCAATGACTATGCCAAGCTGCGTGAACTGTTCGGAACTTTGTTGGCGGAAGTGCAGCGTATCAAGAGTGAAGGTGATTTTTCCGCCGGAAAGAAACTGGTGGAAGAGTATGCCGTAAAGGTCGACCCAGCTCTTCATGCCGAAGTGCTCGAACGCTATGCCAAATTGAACCTGGCTCCGTATAAGGGATTCGTGAATCCGGTGATGAAGGAAGTCAAGAACGATAAGGGAGATGTAACGGATATTGTGCTGGATTATACCGAAGGGTATACCGATCAGATGCTTCGTTACAGCAAGGAGTATTCGTTTTTACCTTCCTATAATGAATAA
- a CDS encoding gamma carbonic anhydrase family protein — MALIKSVRGFTPQIGKDTFLADNATIIGDVEIGEGCSIWFGTVLRGDVNSIRIGNGVNIQDGSVLHTLYEKSTIEIGDDVSVGHNVTIHGAKICNGALIGMGSVVLDHAVIGEGAIVAAGSVVLSKTIVEPGSIYAGIPAKFVKKVDPEQAKEINQKIAKNYHMYSSWYKEEH; from the coding sequence ATGGCTTTAATAAAATCAGTAAGAGGCTTTACTCCCCAAATAGGTAAAGACACGTTTTTAGCAGACAACGCCACTATTATCGGCGATGTAGAGATAGGCGAAGGTTGCAGTATCTGGTTCGGGACTGTGTTGCGAGGCGATGTAAACTCCATCCGGATCGGCAACGGGGTGAATATACAGGATGGTTCCGTCCTGCACACCTTATACGAAAAATCGACGATTGAGATCGGCGACGATGTGTCGGTCGGTCATAACGTCACGATCCACGGGGCAAAGATATGCAACGGCGCCCTGATCGGGATGGGCTCGGTCGTACTGGACCATGCCGTGATCGGTGAAGGAGCGATCGTCGCTGCCGGTTCGGTCGTACTGAGCAAGACCATCGTCGAGCCGGGAAGCATCTACGCCGGCATACCGGCCAAGTTCGTAAAGAAGGTGGACCCAGAACAGGCAAAAGAGATCAACCAGAAGATAGCCAAGAACTATCACATGTACTCATCCTGGTATAAAGAAGAGCACTGA
- a CDS encoding YIP1 family protein, with translation MNKQHLYGLINPFERIAGLEALLWGLAGMVVSTALSFYSGWHYHGLLHFGPAPNPAWWCYAVEHLAVWLIPAVMFYLGGLLLSRSRIRMVDVLGTVVFAQLPLIVMNLFNFLPPMQKLAQIDVNMPPAEIMQQPGFLVGIWLSLVSFVFLIWALVWMFQALKVSCNLKGYRLGILYCVGIFGGDVFCRYLIKWVCY, from the coding sequence ATGAACAAACAACATCTTTATGGATTGATTAATCCTTTTGAACGGATTGCCGGTCTGGAAGCATTGCTTTGGGGACTGGCTGGAATGGTGGTATCGACAGCTCTTTCTTTTTATTCCGGCTGGCATTATCACGGGTTGCTGCATTTTGGTCCGGCTCCGAATCCGGCGTGGTGGTGTTATGCGGTGGAGCACCTTGCCGTCTGGCTGATTCCGGCTGTTATGTTTTATTTGGGAGGATTGCTGCTTTCCCGTTCACGCATACGGATGGTCGATGTGTTGGGAACGGTCGTTTTCGCACAATTGCCGTTGATCGTCATGAACCTTTTCAACTTCTTGCCGCCTATGCAGAAACTCGCACAGATAGATGTGAACATGCCTCCGGCAGAGATCATGCAACAGCCCGGATTCCTTGTCGGAATATGGCTGTCGCTGGTCTCTTTTGTCTTTTTGATCTGGGCACTGGTCTGGATGTTCCAGGCATTGAAAGTGTCCTGTAACCTGAAAGGCTACAGGTTGGGAATCCTCTACTGCGTGGGGATCTTCGGCGGAGACGTGTTTTGCCGCTATCTGATAAAATGGGTGTGCTATTGA
- a CDS encoding C1 family peptidase → MRKNNLWITALAFGLSLSAYGQQAEGGISSGMLQEIKQAYKGTPADKAIHNAIAGNDINKLAVNNDSKNNFDTYFSNKVNSKGITNQKSSGRCWLFTGLNVIRAQVIAKYNLPEFELSQNYNFFWDQLEKANLFLQGIIDTREKPINDKMVEWLFKNPIGDGGQFTGISDNLMKYGIVPSGVMVETYSSDNTSRMSNLIGLKLKEYGLELRDAKGSKPEALAKRKTEMLGEIYRMLVLNLGEPPTKFTWTRKDASGKPVETKEYTPQSFYQEFVGEDLKNNYVMLMNDPSRDFYKLYEIDFDRHAYDGKNWTYVNLPIEDIKEMAIASIKDSTMMYFSCDVGKFFDRNRGVLDVNYYDYGSLMGTTFGMDKKQRIQTFASGSSHAMTLMAVDLDANGQPKKWMVENSWGPGANNGHLIMTDEWFNEYMFRLVVNKKYITDKVREVLKQTPTRLPAWDPMFAEEE, encoded by the coding sequence ATGAGAAAGAACAATCTGTGGATAACAGCCCTTGCATTCGGGCTATCGTTATCGGCTTACGGACAGCAGGCAGAGGGCGGCATCTCGTCCGGAATGTTGCAGGAAATCAAGCAAGCCTACAAAGGAACGCCGGCCGACAAAGCCATTCACAATGCAATCGCGGGCAACGACATCAACAAACTGGCAGTCAACAATGACAGCAAAAACAATTTCGACACCTACTTTTCAAACAAAGTGAACAGTAAAGGGATCACGAACCAGAAATCCTCCGGCCGTTGCTGGTTGTTTACAGGATTGAATGTTATTCGTGCGCAGGTCATCGCCAAGTATAACCTGCCGGAATTCGAACTCTCGCAGAACTACAACTTCTTCTGGGACCAGCTTGAAAAAGCAAACCTTTTCCTGCAAGGAATCATTGATACACGGGAAAAGCCGATCAACGACAAAATGGTGGAATGGCTGTTCAAGAATCCGATCGGAGACGGCGGACAATTCACCGGCATATCCGACAACCTGATGAAATACGGCATCGTTCCTTCCGGTGTCATGGTCGAAACCTATAGCAGCGACAATACCAGCCGTATGTCCAACCTGATCGGACTGAAATTGAAAGAATACGGATTGGAACTACGCGACGCAAAAGGCTCGAAACCGGAAGCGCTGGCAAAACGCAAAACCGAGATGCTGGGCGAAATCTACCGTATGCTGGTCCTCAACCTCGGAGAACCTCCTACGAAATTCACCTGGACACGCAAAGACGCAAGCGGAAAACCGGTCGAGACAAAAGAATACACCCCGCAATCATTCTATCAGGAATTCGTGGGCGAAGATTTGAAGAACAACTATGTCATGCTGATGAACGATCCGAGCCGCGACTTCTATAAACTATATGAGATCGACTTTGACCGCCATGCCTATGACGGCAAGAACTGGACATACGTCAACCTTCCGATAGAAGATATCAAAGAGATGGCGATCGCCTCCATCAAGGACAGCACCATGATGTATTTCTCCTGCGACGTGGGCAAATTCTTCGACCGCAACCGCGGAGTGCTCGATGTCAACTATTATGACTACGGCTCGTTGATGGGCACGACTTTCGGTATGGACAAGAAACAACGCATCCAGACATTCGCCAGCGGCTCTTCCCATGCCATGACACTGATGGCGGTAGATTTGGATGCCAACGGCCAACCTAAAAAGTGGATGGTGGAAAACAGTTGGGGACCGGGTGCCAACAACGGCCACCTGATCATGACGGACGAATGGTTCAACGAATACATGTTCCGCTTGGTTGTCAACAAGAAATACATCACCGACAAAGTCCGGGAAGTATTGAAACAGACACCGACACGGTTACCGGCTTGGGACCCGATGTTTGCAGAAGAAGAGTAA
- a CDS encoding DNA alkylation repair protein, protein MLQNELKEIRTQLRLAMNGVISTSMREKGIVYKLNFGVPLPEIKQIATTHKPDSELAAALWKEDIREFKILASFLQPVDEFSSQEAKQWVKEIPYLEIAEQCSHNLFYKLPDVEDLLLGLIFNVEDEYARTVAYLVWAELFKEGKDLIAPVRTAFVAECMRTLAQTDFEASFKEKQAAVKAMKFYGRQSAERAQQMLGGFDDFPEFMQTPEGQEIYNDLKFEFEYCR, encoded by the coding sequence ATGTTACAGAATGAATTAAAAGAAATACGGACCCAGCTTCGCCTGGCGATGAATGGAGTGATCTCTACCAGCATGCGCGAGAAGGGTATTGTCTATAAGCTGAATTTCGGTGTTCCTTTGCCTGAAATCAAGCAGATTGCCACTACACATAAACCGGACTCTGAGCTGGCCGCTGCTTTGTGGAAAGAAGACATCCGTGAATTCAAGATATTGGCTTCTTTCTTGCAGCCGGTAGACGAGTTCTCGTCCCAAGAGGCGAAGCAATGGGTGAAAGAAATCCCTTATTTGGAAATTGCAGAGCAGTGCAGCCACAATTTGTTTTATAAGTTGCCGGATGTGGAGGATTTGCTGCTCGGGTTGATTTTTAATGTGGAAGACGAATATGCACGTACGGTGGCTTATCTAGTCTGGGCCGAACTGTTTAAGGAAGGAAAGGATTTGATAGCACCGGTGAGGACCGCATTTGTCGCGGAATGTATGCGGACGCTTGCCCAGACTGATTTCGAGGCGTCCTTCAAAGAAAAGCAGGCTGCGGTGAAAGCCATGAAATTTTATGGAAGACAGTCGGCTGAACGGGCGCAGCAAATGTTGGGCGGGTTCGATGATTTTCCTGAATTCATGCAGACGCCCGAAGGGCAGGAAATATATAATGATTTAAAATTTGAATTTGAATATTGCCGTTAA